Proteins encoded together in one Candidatus Lariskella endosymbiont of Epinotia ramella window:
- the recA gene encoding recombinase RecA, producing MTEKQKAIEAALAQIEKAYGKGSIMKLGSSETLDIPSISTGSLGLDIALGIGGLPKGRIVEIYGPESSGKTTLVLHVIAEAQKKGGSCAFIDAEHALDPGYAKKLGVVIEDLLVSQPDTGEQALEIADTLVRSAAFDVIVIDSVAALVPRAEIEGDMGDNHMGLQARLMSQALRKLTSSVAKSNTILIFINQIRMKIGVMFGTPETTTGGNALKFYASVRIDIRRIGSIKEKDEVVGNQTRAKVVKNKVAPPFKVVEFDIMYGAGISKLGEILDLGANAGVIEKSGAWYSYGGHRIGQGRENAKKYLKDNPNIADEIEQKIRSAADIVGNAMSGTAANEEDNNVF from the coding sequence ATGACTGAAAAGCAGAAGGCGATCGAAGCTGCTCTAGCACAGATAGAGAAAGCATATGGCAAAGGTTCCATTATGAAGCTTGGGAGTAGCGAAACACTTGATATACCGTCTATCTCAACTGGTTCTCTAGGTCTAGATATAGCTCTTGGTATAGGTGGTCTACCCAAAGGAAGAATAGTGGAAATTTATGGTCCTGAAAGCTCAGGAAAAACTACCTTAGTTTTGCATGTGATAGCAGAGGCTCAAAAAAAAGGTGGCAGCTGCGCATTTATTGATGCAGAACATGCGCTTGATCCTGGATATGCAAAAAAACTCGGAGTAGTTATAGAAGATTTGCTTGTTTCGCAGCCAGATACTGGTGAGCAAGCTTTAGAGATTGCAGATACGTTGGTTAGGTCTGCAGCATTTGATGTGATTGTCATAGATAGTGTTGCTGCGCTCGTTCCAAGAGCAGAGATAGAAGGAGACATGGGTGATAATCACATGGGACTTCAGGCAAGGCTAATGAGTCAAGCATTAAGAAAGCTTACATCAAGCGTTGCAAAGTCAAATACTATCCTGATATTTATCAATCAAATTAGAATGAAAATAGGTGTGATGTTTGGCACACCAGAAACTACAACTGGAGGAAACGCTCTAAAATTCTATGCATCTGTTAGAATAGATATTAGAAGAATAGGTAGTATAAAGGAAAAAGATGAGGTTGTAGGAAATCAGACAAGAGCTAAAGTTGTGAAGAACAAAGTCGCTCCTCCATTTAAGGTTGTTGAATTTGATATAATGTATGGCGCAGGGATTTCAAAATTGGGTGAGATTCTTGATCTTGGAGCAAATGCTGGTGTTATAGAAAAGTCTGGTGCTTGGTACTCATATGGTGGACATCGTATAGGTCAAGGGCGTGAGAACGCAAAAAAATATCTAAAGGATAATCCTAATATTGCAGATGAAATAGAGCAAAAGATTAGAAGCGCAGCTGACATAGTAGGTAATGCTATGTCAGGCACAGCAGCAAATGAGGAAGATAATAACGTATTCTAG
- the rplI gene encoding 50S ribosomal protein L9, translating into MQVILLEKMYRLGDIGDVVDVAAGYARNYLFPRKKVIRATQKNKDFFEQQRAMLEQQNNELREQAEQIAASMSTNTAIKIARQAGEDGRLYGSVNVRDIVDAVFTATGSKVSSESVMLDQRIKSLGVFDVKIMLHPDVVVVFSMSVVRSEH; encoded by the coding sequence ATGCAAGTTATATTACTCGAAAAGATGTATCGCCTTGGAGATATTGGTGATGTTGTAGATGTTGCAGCGGGGTATGCGAGAAACTATCTATTCCCAAGGAAGAAAGTTATACGTGCTACGCAAAAAAATAAAGATTTTTTCGAGCAACAACGTGCCATGCTTGAGCAGCAAAATAATGAACTAAGAGAGCAAGCTGAGCAAATTGCTGCTTCCATGAGTACTAATACTGCTATCAAGATAGCAAGACAAGCTGGAGAAGATGGTAGGCTTTATGGTTCTGTTAACGTGCGTGACATAGTTGATGCTGTTTTTACTGCTACGGGTTCAAAGGTGAGCTCAGAAAGCGTAATGCTAGACCAAAGAATAAAAAGCTTGGGTGTTTTTGATGTGAAAATAATGCTACATCCAGATGTTGTTGTTGTATTTTCTATGAGTGTAGTACGTAGTGAACATTAA
- the rpsR gene encoding 30S ribosomal protein S18 — MTEETISNAVLFNKTHHGNKRQRCPLSVSGAPAISYKNIELLTKYISEKGRILPSRISGVSAKKQRELKVAIKRARAIALLPFTAT; from the coding sequence ATGACAGAAGAGACTATTTCAAATGCGGTGCTCTTTAATAAGACGCATCATGGTAACAAAAGACAAAGATGCCCATTGTCTGTCAGTGGTGCTCCTGCAATCAGTTATAAGAACATAGAGCTTCTCACTAAATATATTTCTGAAAAAGGTAGGATTTTACCTAGTAGAATCAGTGGTGTTTCAGCAAAGAAACAGAGAGAGCTTAAAGTTGCTATAAAGCGTGCTCGTGCGATAGCCTTATTGCCATTTACCGCGACTTAA
- the rpsF gene encoding 30S ribosomal protein S6 codes for MPFYECVFIMRQDISAADVAKAGDNFVSMVENLGGKLLKREYWGLRTLAYIIKKNKKAHYTMLNFEADSSAIQELERNFKINESVLKYLSIKMKKFDDQPSIILSQQEAVSQ; via the coding sequence ATGCCTTTTTACGAGTGTGTTTTTATAATGCGTCAGGATATTTCAGCTGCTGATGTCGCAAAAGCAGGCGATAATTTTGTTAGTATGGTCGAAAATCTTGGTGGTAAGCTGTTGAAGAGAGAGTATTGGGGCTTAAGAACTTTGGCTTATATAATTAAGAAAAATAAAAAAGCACATTATACAATGCTTAATTTTGAGGCTGATTCCTCTGCTATACAGGAGTTGGAGAGGAATTTTAAGATTAACGAAAGTGTGCTAAAATATCTTTCTATTAAGATGAAAAAGTTTGATGATCAACCCTCTATTATTTTATCGCAACAAGAAGCTGTAAGCCAATAG
- the gyrA gene encoding DNA gyrase subunit A, protein MNYSVTPVAIEEEMQRSYLDYAMSVIVSRALPDCRDGLKPVHRRILYAMYDTGNTCDKPYRKSARIVGEVMSKYHPHGDAPIYSSMVRMAQDFSLRDLLIDGQGNFGSIDGDSPAQMRYTEVRLTKLAEMLMTDIGCDTVDFQDNYDGAETEPRVLPARFPNLLVNGANGIAVGMATNIPPHNMGEVLDACIAYVQDNTIDINTVLSYIKGPDFPTGGEILGSPKIRQALSTGKGGILLRGETKFEDISGRKAIIITSIPYQVNKAELIKAIEKLCKEKTIDGISEIRDETNKLGIRVVIELKREAVPDVILNQLYRNTQLQSSFSVNTLALVHGRPMVMNVLDIVREFVTFRETVVTRRIKFLLNRARDKAHILIGLAIAVDNIDEVIAMIKAANDPQEAKVSLMKRSWPASGVIGLLKLVDDFRNRVEGQNCYLTAEQAQAILDMKLQRLTGLEKNKIENDLSTLSVEITDYLEILGSRERLLQIIESEFVEVREKFATPRRTTILENEADVDDEDLIQLEEMVVTITQSGYIKRVPLNTYRAQRRGGKGRSGVMMQEDDMISEVIATTTHTVLLFFSNFGKVYQLKVYKLPIGTPQSKGRALINILQLASDEKITNVMPMPEDKEVWSDLYIIFATKGGNARRNLLSDFAHVNAGGKIAIRMDEGDSLVGVVSCMKDDHIIIATSFGKAIRFPVTEIRVFKSRTSDGVRAVKLAKQNDYVISIAVLKGIEIEQAKRDEYLKIPLDIRREFASVESTMLVQHKLSEYNVEQLSVEEFKYFAVNEEFLCTVTENGYGRRTSAYEYRVTRRGGSGIANAPNSLIKGGKVVSTFPVGDTDEMIIMAESGTLIRIASSTIRVGGRAGLGVKIISVASKEKVISVTKVVDKDSLKDDSEEQNVGAQLQL, encoded by the coding sequence ATGAATTATTCTGTAACGCCCGTGGCAATAGAAGAGGAGATGCAGCGCTCCTATTTGGATTATGCAATGAGCGTAATAGTGAGCCGCGCACTTCCAGATTGTAGAGATGGATTAAAGCCAGTGCACAGAAGAATATTATACGCTATGTATGACACTGGCAATACATGCGATAAGCCATATAGAAAGTCCGCAAGAATAGTTGGTGAAGTGATGAGTAAATATCACCCACATGGTGATGCGCCAATTTATTCTTCTATGGTAAGAATGGCCCAAGATTTTTCGCTTAGGGATTTGCTTATAGATGGGCAGGGAAATTTTGGTTCTATAGATGGTGATTCTCCTGCGCAGATGCGTTATACCGAGGTTAGGTTAACGAAGCTCGCTGAAATGCTTATGACAGATATTGGATGCGACACTGTAGATTTTCAAGATAACTACGATGGTGCAGAAACCGAGCCTAGAGTGCTGCCTGCTAGATTTCCTAATCTCCTTGTAAATGGCGCAAATGGTATCGCAGTTGGTATGGCAACCAATATTCCTCCACACAACATGGGAGAGGTTCTAGACGCTTGTATTGCTTATGTGCAGGATAACACTATAGACATAAATACTGTACTTTCTTATATAAAAGGGCCGGATTTCCCAACTGGTGGTGAGATTTTGGGTAGCCCAAAAATTAGACAAGCTCTAAGTACCGGAAAAGGGGGCATACTTCTCAGAGGAGAGACTAAATTTGAAGATATTTCAGGGCGAAAGGCTATTATTATAACGTCCATTCCATATCAAGTTAATAAAGCTGAGCTGATTAAAGCAATAGAGAAGCTATGTAAAGAGAAGACTATTGATGGAATTTCAGAAATTAGAGATGAAACAAACAAGCTAGGAATTCGTGTTGTAATAGAGCTAAAGCGCGAAGCAGTGCCAGATGTTATATTAAATCAGCTTTATCGAAATACACAGCTGCAGAGCAGCTTCAGTGTCAATACGCTTGCGCTTGTGCACGGCAGGCCTATGGTAATGAACGTGCTTGATATAGTGCGTGAGTTTGTTACATTCAGAGAAACTGTTGTTACAAGAAGGATTAAATTCTTGTTAAACAGAGCTAGAGATAAAGCTCATATATTGATAGGTCTTGCTATTGCAGTTGATAATATTGATGAAGTTATCGCGATGATAAAGGCGGCAAATGATCCTCAAGAAGCAAAGGTGAGTTTGATGAAAAGGTCTTGGCCTGCATCAGGTGTGATAGGTCTTTTAAAACTCGTAGATGATTTTAGAAATAGAGTTGAGGGGCAGAACTGCTATCTTACTGCTGAGCAGGCTCAAGCTATATTGGACATGAAGCTACAGAGATTAACTGGTCTTGAGAAGAATAAAATAGAAAATGACTTGAGCACTTTATCGGTAGAAATTACAGATTACTTAGAAATATTAGGTTCAAGAGAGAGATTATTACAGATAATTGAATCTGAATTCGTAGAGGTTAGAGAGAAATTTGCGACACCGCGTAGGACCACAATACTGGAGAATGAAGCTGATGTTGATGATGAAGATCTAATTCAGCTGGAAGAGATGGTTGTTACCATTACACAGAGCGGTTATATAAAACGCGTTCCACTGAATACCTATAGAGCACAAAGAAGAGGAGGGAAGGGGCGTTCTGGTGTGATGATGCAAGAAGATGATATGATCTCTGAAGTTATTGCAACGACTACTCATACGGTTCTTTTATTCTTCTCTAATTTTGGTAAAGTATATCAGCTTAAGGTGTATAAGTTGCCAATAGGCACTCCTCAATCCAAAGGGAGGGCGCTGATTAATATTCTACAGCTTGCATCAGATGAAAAGATAACAAATGTTATGCCGATGCCTGAGGATAAAGAGGTATGGAGTGATTTATACATAATATTTGCGACTAAAGGAGGAAATGCTAGGCGCAATTTGCTATCTGATTTTGCACATGTTAATGCTGGTGGAAAGATAGCGATTCGGATGGACGAAGGTGATAGCTTAGTTGGTGTTGTGTCTTGTATGAAGGATGACCATATAATAATAGCAACGAGTTTTGGTAAGGCTATTAGATTTCCAGTGACTGAGATTCGTGTATTTAAAAGTCGCACTTCCGACGGAGTTAGAGCTGTGAAACTTGCGAAACAAAATGATTATGTAATTTCCATTGCTGTGTTAAAAGGAATAGAAATCGAGCAAGCTAAGCGAGATGAATACCTGAAGATCCCACTTGATATCCGCAGAGAGTTTGCATCAGTAGAATCTACAATGCTAGTGCAACATAAACTTTCAGAATATAACGTTGAACAATTGAGTGTAGAGGAATTTAAATATTTTGCCGTTAACGAGGAGTTTTTATGTACTGTGACAGAAAATGGTTATGGAAGACGTACTTCTGCATATGAATATAGGGTAACAAGGCGCGGTGGCAGTGGAATTGCAAATGCGCCAAACAGTCTAATCAAGGGCGGGAAGGTGGTTTCTACATTTCCTGTTGGAGATACAGATGAAATGATAATAATGGCAGAGTCTGGCACATTAATAAGAATTGCAAGTAGTACCATAAGAGTAGGGGGGCGTGCAGGGCTCGGTGTAAAAATTATTTCTGTTGCAAGCAAAGAGAAAGTAATATCTGTAACAAAGGTTGTTGATAAAGATTCTCTTAAAGACGATTCTGAAGAGCAAAATGTCGGGGCTCAGCTGCAGCTTTAA
- a CDS encoding NAD(P)/FAD-dependent oxidoreductase has protein sequence MTYNSDIVIIGAGPVGLFAIFQAGMLGMRSLVVDSLPHVGGQCSALYPEKPIYDIPGYPNILAEELIQKLYEQSMPFSPRFILGQSVVSYEKSGEFFVLKTDLGDEIQTKAIIIAAGSGAFGHNKPPMSNIEDFEGKSVFYSVRDRKIFKDKTVTIAGGGDSAVDWAISLAEIASKVYLIHRRNKFKAMQESINKLEHLIKSGNIELLVPYQLDSLIGNDGFLNEISIVDLDNNTKKIHSDFLLAFFGLSMNLGPILSWNIEMQNKHIKVMQSTMQTSVDGIFAIGDVVDYVGKLKLILTGFAEAAIAAHSVYRFIYPEKYIHFEHSTTKGVNPKL, from the coding sequence ATGACTTATAACTCAGATATTGTGATAATAGGCGCAGGACCTGTTGGTCTTTTTGCGATATTCCAAGCCGGAATGCTTGGCATGAGATCTTTGGTTGTGGATTCACTTCCTCATGTAGGTGGGCAATGCTCTGCTCTATATCCAGAAAAACCAATTTATGATATCCCTGGATATCCTAATATTCTAGCAGAAGAGCTAATTCAAAAGCTCTATGAACAATCTATGCCATTCTCTCCAAGATTTATCCTAGGACAATCGGTTGTTTCGTATGAAAAATCTGGAGAATTTTTCGTACTTAAGACAGATCTAGGCGATGAGATTCAAACAAAAGCTATCATAATAGCTGCAGGCTCAGGAGCTTTTGGCCATAATAAACCACCTATGTCTAATATAGAAGATTTTGAGGGGAAAAGTGTATTCTATTCGGTAAGAGATAGGAAGATCTTTAAAGACAAGACTGTGACAATTGCAGGAGGGGGAGATTCTGCAGTAGATTGGGCAATTTCACTTGCAGAGATAGCAAGCAAGGTCTACTTGATTCACCGTAGAAATAAATTTAAAGCCATGCAAGAGAGTATTAACAAGCTAGAACATCTAATAAAATCAGGGAATATAGAGCTGCTTGTGCCATATCAACTCGATTCACTTATAGGAAATGATGGCTTCTTAAATGAGATCAGTATAGTAGATCTGGATAACAATACAAAAAAAATACACTCAGACTTCTTGCTGGCGTTTTTCGGGCTCTCTATGAATTTAGGCCCTATATTATCTTGGAACATAGAGATGCAAAATAAACATATTAAAGTTATGCAATCAACAATGCAAACCAGTGTAGATGGCATATTTGCCATTGGCGATGTCGTTGATTATGTAGGGAAGCTAAAGCTTATATTGACAGGATTTGCAGAAGCGGCTATTGCTGCTCATAGTGTATATAGGTTTATATATCCTGAAAAGTATATACATTTCGAGCATTCCACAACAAAAGGTGTGAACCCGAAGCTATGA
- a CDS encoding bifunctional 5,10-methylenetetrahydrofolate dehydrogenase/5,10-methenyltetrahydrofolate cyclohydrolase encodes MKFTCSTVDGKAFAASILEKLKGNIAFIKERYNIVSGLAVVLVGNDPASVIYTNNKVKNARAIGIASYIHQFDSSISEEEVLNLLRKLNEDPFVHGILVQLPLPKHIDTHKIFNVINHLKDVDGFSTNNVGLLNSWQNCLEPCTPQGVLHLLKQKLGPDLSGKRAVVLGRSQIVGRPMSSMLIMEGCTVTVMNSHSHNQKMECRVADILISAVGKPHMITREWVKVGAYVVDVGIQKVKDKLYGDVNFEDVQKVAGFLTPVPGGVGPMTIACLMKNTIKATCKQHNITLEANADI; translated from the coding sequence ATGAAATTTACATGTAGCACAGTTGATGGAAAAGCGTTTGCCGCTAGCATACTGGAAAAATTAAAAGGCAATATAGCTTTTATTAAAGAAAGATATAATATCGTTTCAGGTCTTGCTGTCGTTTTAGTTGGGAATGATCCAGCTAGCGTTATATATACAAATAACAAAGTTAAAAATGCGCGTGCTATAGGAATTGCTTCTTATATACATCAGTTTGATAGTAGCATTTCAGAAGAGGAAGTGCTGAATCTACTGCGTAAACTTAATGAAGACCCATTTGTTCATGGTATACTTGTACAACTTCCGTTGCCAAAACATATTGATACACATAAGATTTTTAATGTTATCAATCATCTAAAAGACGTGGATGGATTTAGTACTAATAATGTAGGACTTTTAAATTCATGGCAAAATTGTTTAGAACCATGTACTCCACAAGGTGTGTTACACTTATTGAAACAGAAACTTGGACCTGATCTTTCTGGGAAGAGAGCTGTAGTACTTGGAAGATCACAAATAGTTGGAAGGCCTATGTCATCTATGTTAATAATGGAGGGTTGCACAGTTACAGTCATGAATTCACATTCTCACAACCAAAAAATGGAATGTAGGGTTGCTGACATATTAATATCTGCTGTTGGAAAACCTCACATGATAACAAGAGAGTGGGTAAAGGTTGGAGCTTACGTAGTGGATGTTGGTATACAAAAGGTAAAAGATAAACTTTATGGGGATGTAAACTTTGAAGACGTACAAAAAGTTGCAGGTTTTCTGACTCCAGTGCCAGGTGGTGTTGGACCAATGACAATAGCATGCCTTATGAAAAATACAATCAAAGCTACATGTAAACAACACAATATTACTCTTGAAGCTAATGCAGATATTTAA
- a CDS encoding YihY/virulence factor BrkB family protein produces the protein MLAICPFLVFFVALLGNAGSSINHEIVDVLLNMILESSWAQFIDILRPRIIEITSAPPQSLITLAILSAIWTASSIFEGLRTILNKAYRVKQPPAYIFRRLLSIIEFMVLISTTIFVLIILVVMPSIWSATSSFLLEYFPEIENYKIIKLIRIEAPKMRYVVVAVSSFVFISYIYYFLPNRKHKLIYTFPGTFAVMIAWSGFTMIFKYYVKSFPQISLIYGSIAGVIIALLYFYACSLILIYGAELNYNIEHRRS, from the coding sequence ATGTTAGCTATCTGTCCATTTCTTGTCTTTTTTGTCGCGTTGCTTGGAAATGCAGGGTCAAGTATTAATCATGAGATCGTTGATGTACTGCTAAATATGATACTTGAAAGCTCATGGGCGCAGTTTATAGACATACTAAGACCGAGAATAATAGAGATAACGTCAGCACCTCCACAGAGTCTTATTACACTTGCTATACTGAGCGCAATATGGACTGCATCTTCTATCTTTGAGGGCCTGAGAACTATACTTAATAAAGCTTATAGAGTCAAGCAACCGCCCGCATATATTTTCAGAAGATTACTCAGCATAATAGAATTCATGGTGCTAATAAGCACTACAATATTTGTACTAATAATTTTGGTAGTAATGCCATCCATATGGAGCGCGACTTCGAGTTTTTTACTAGAATATTTTCCAGAAATCGAAAATTATAAAATAATCAAGTTAATTAGGATAGAAGCGCCTAAGATGAGATATGTAGTAGTTGCAGTATCAAGCTTTGTTTTTATATCTTATATATACTACTTTCTTCCTAACAGAAAACACAAATTGATATATACTTTTCCAGGCACTTTCGCTGTTATGATTGCTTGGTCAGGCTTTACTATGATATTTAAATATTACGTAAAAAGTTTTCCACAGATTAGCTTGATATATGGAAGTATAGCAGGCGTTATAATAGCACTTCTTTATTTCTATGCTTGTAGTCTCATACTGATATATGGCGCTGAATTGAACTATAATATAGAGCACAGGCGCAGCTAA
- the xth gene encoding exodeoxyribonuclease III — MTKIIAWNVNSVTSRLSHLILLIEKHNPDIILLQELKCITEKFPYDQLDHLGYNIQVFGQKSYNGVAILSKCRIEDVKRGMKSYQKNGDARYIECFVPVNNRGTVISSVYVPNGGELESEQFAYKLEFLEALKHHIQDMRKQGMEVIMGGDFNVAVEDIDVYNPGALDGKVCFHPEERRRFRAILNNGMVDAFRAARPDQQSFSWWDYRAGSWKQNKGMRIDYLLVSPGIADLINSVDIDSSFRNLERPSDHAPVLLSISS, encoded by the coding sequence ATGACCAAAATAATAGCATGGAATGTTAATTCTGTAACATCGCGCTTATCACATTTGATATTACTAATCGAAAAACATAATCCTGATATAATCTTGCTTCAAGAATTGAAATGTATAACAGAGAAGTTTCCTTATGATCAGTTAGACCACCTTGGATATAATATACAGGTCTTTGGTCAAAAGTCATATAATGGTGTTGCTATACTTAGTAAGTGTAGGATTGAAGATGTAAAGCGTGGTATGAAAAGTTATCAGAAGAATGGTGATGCTAGATATATCGAGTGTTTTGTCCCGGTGAATAACCGCGGTACTGTCATATCGTCTGTTTATGTACCGAACGGTGGTGAACTGGAGTCTGAGCAATTTGCTTATAAATTAGAATTTCTTGAAGCACTGAAGCATCATATTCAAGACATGAGAAAACAAGGTATGGAGGTTATTATGGGTGGTGATTTTAATGTCGCAGTAGAAGATATAGACGTTTATAACCCTGGTGCCTTAGATGGAAAAGTGTGTTTTCATCCTGAGGAGAGGAGAAGATTTCGTGCTATTTTGAATAATGGTATGGTGGATGCATTCAGAGCAGCTCGTCCAGATCAACAATCGTTTAGTTGGTGGGATTATAGAGCAGGATCCTGGAAACAGAATAAAGGAATGAGGATAGATTATTTGCTAGTGTCTCCTGGCATTGCAGATTTGATAAATAGTGTTGACATAGATAGCTCGTTTAGAAATCTAGAAAGACCTTCAGACCATGCACCAGTGCTGCTATCTATTTCAAGCTAG
- a CDS encoding valine--tRNA ligase translates to MLSENYKPQISEKKWQENWQKSEIYKWDSTLDRSETFVIDTPPPTVSGMLHMGHVFSYTQADFIARFQRMIGKTVFYPIGFDDNGLPTERLVEKINGVKASSLTKEQFNQMCQVVIRDAELEFRTLFEALALSFDWNETYQTVSDSTAKLSQMSFLDLYNKGLLIKKYAPTFWDPVDKTAIAQTEIEDKEKSALFSEIVFSKESGGEILIATTRPELLPACVAVFYHPEDSRFQNLEGANAIVPIFDFKVPFIADSEVDMEKGSGLVMCCTFGDIQDVRWYQRYNLEVKTCISKTGYMQNAGILDEMTVSAARAKILELLAERNLIRSQVEIKHSVKCAERSGAALEIILTNQWYISILDYKKELLDKTNLCNWHPSYMRVRLENWINGLNQDWCISRQRYFGINFPVWYSKRSGEEGKVLFPDIEQLPVDPSIDLPVGYRRDEVIAETDIMDTWATSALTPQISSKAITKDYAVDYKRHKKLYPADLRIQAHEIIRTWAFCTIVKSHHHENSIPWKNVMISGWCLAKDGQKMSKSKGNIVTPQELIVEKSADAVRYWASCSKLGADITYSEEAFKIGKKLITKLWNASKFFALHFSSLSNFDKKVTATTALQSEIINCDLDLWILSKLQRVVHEATKAFENFEYSEARQVAEEFFWKDFCDNYVELVKVRIYDSANKDEVGKRSAVYTMYFCIYTMLRLFAPFIPHITEELNAQLFPYSGSVHAQKSWPMLDDYVFFSDKLDDGEKVLKLLELVRKAKSLANLALNHKVSVLKIFGPKISDSLLQDLKNATHAGVVEMLQVARSDMIMSDCANFGVSISTYTEEVAAYA, encoded by the coding sequence AGACTGTGTTTTATCCGATAGGTTTTGATGATAACGGGCTGCCCACTGAGCGCTTAGTTGAGAAGATAAATGGAGTTAAAGCTTCATCTCTCACTAAAGAGCAATTTAATCAGATGTGTCAGGTGGTAATTAGAGATGCTGAATTAGAATTTAGGACTCTGTTTGAAGCACTTGCACTAAGTTTTGATTGGAATGAGACATATCAAACTGTTAGTGATTCTACTGCAAAACTTTCGCAAATGTCATTTTTAGACCTATATAATAAAGGTCTTCTGATCAAGAAATATGCCCCTACATTCTGGGACCCGGTAGATAAAACTGCTATTGCACAAACGGAAATAGAAGATAAAGAAAAAAGTGCCTTATTTTCTGAGATCGTGTTCAGTAAAGAAAGTGGTGGTGAAATATTGATTGCAACGACTAGGCCAGAGCTGCTACCAGCTTGTGTTGCAGTATTTTACCATCCAGAAGATTCTAGGTTTCAAAATCTAGAAGGTGCGAATGCAATAGTTCCAATATTCGATTTTAAAGTCCCTTTCATTGCCGACAGTGAAGTTGATATGGAAAAGGGCAGTGGCCTTGTTATGTGCTGCACTTTTGGTGATATACAGGATGTAAGGTGGTATCAGCGTTATAATCTTGAGGTTAAGACTTGCATCTCTAAAACAGGTTATATGCAAAACGCTGGTATTTTAGATGAAATGACAGTTTCTGCAGCGCGTGCTAAAATTTTAGAGTTGCTAGCAGAAAGAAATTTGATTAGGTCACAAGTTGAAATAAAGCATTCAGTAAAATGTGCAGAAAGGTCCGGTGCCGCCCTTGAAATCATTCTGACGAACCAGTGGTATATCTCAATACTTGATTATAAAAAGGAGCTGCTTGATAAAACAAATCTGTGTAATTGGCATCCTTCTTATATGAGAGTGCGCCTTGAAAATTGGATTAATGGACTAAATCAAGATTGGTGCATATCAAGACAGCGGTATTTTGGGATTAATTTCCCAGTTTGGTATTCAAAGAGGAGTGGAGAAGAAGGGAAAGTATTATTTCCGGATATAGAACAACTGCCTGTAGATCCTTCTATTGATCTGCCAGTTGGTTACAGAAGGGATGAGGTGATTGCGGAAACTGACATTATGGATACGTGGGCAACCAGTGCGCTCACTCCACAAATTTCAAGCAAAGCTATCACAAAAGATTATGCTGTAGATTACAAGCGTCACAAAAAACTTTATCCAGCAGATCTTAGAATACAGGCACATGAGATCATTAGAACATGGGCATTTTGTACGATTGTAAAGTCTCATCATCATGAAAATTCCATTCCATGGAAAAATGTAATGATAAGTGGCTGGTGTCTTGCCAAAGACGGTCAGAAGATGAGTAAATCAAAGGGGAATATAGTGACTCCACAAGAATTAATAGTGGAAAAGAGCGCTGATGCGGTGCGTTACTGGGCTTCTTGTTCTAAACTTGGCGCTGATATTACTTATTCGGAAGAAGCCTTTAAAATAGGCAAAAAGTTGATCACTAAGCTTTGGAATGCATCCAAATTTTTTGCGCTGCATTTTTCATCTTTGAGTAATTTTGATAAAAAAGTTACTGCAACTACTGCATTGCAATCTGAAATCATTAATTGTGACCTTGATCTTTGGATCTTATCAAAACTTCAACGAGTTGTTCATGAGGCAACTAAGGCATTTGAGAATTTTGAATATTCTGAGGCAAGGCAAGTAGCTGAAGAGTTTTTTTGGAAAGATTTTTGTGATAACTATGTTGAACTTGTAAAAGTTCGTATCTATGATTCTGCTAATAAAGATGAGGTTGGAAAGAGGAGTGCAGTTTATACTATGTATTTTTGCATATATACCATGCTGCGGCTTTTTGCACCGTTTATTCCACACATTACAGAAGAATTAAACGCACAGCTCTTTCCGTATTCTGGCTCTGTGCACGCTCAAAAATCTTGGCCAATGCTTGATGATTACGTATTTTTTAGTGATAAATTAGATGATGGAGAAAAAGTATTGAAGTTGCTTGAGCTTGTTAGAAAGGCAAAGTCTCTTGCAAACCTTGCACTGAATCATAAAGTTTCTGTATTGAAAATTTTTGGACCAAAGATTTCAGATTCTCTATTGCAGGATCTAAAAAATGCTACGCACGCTGGAGTGGTTGAGATGTTGCAAGTTGCTCGTTCTGATATGATTATGTCAGATTGCGCTAATTTCGGTGTTAGTATTAGCACTTATACTGAGGAGGTAGCAGCTTACGCATAG